Proteins from a single region of Chrysemys picta bellii isolate R12L10 chromosome 9, ASM1138683v2, whole genome shotgun sequence:
- the SLC25A5 gene encoding ADP/ATP translocase 2, producing the protein MADAALSFAKDFLAGGVAAAISKTAVAPIERVKLLLQVQHASKQIAVDQQYKGIIDCVVRIPKEQGALSFWRGNLANVIRYFPTQALNFAFKDKYKQIFLGGVDKRTQFWRYFAGNLASGGAAGATSLCFVYPLDFARTRLAADVGKAGADREFKGLGDCLVKIFKSDGLKGLYQGFNVSVQGIIIYRAAYFGIYDTAKGMLPDPKNTHIFISWMIAQTVTAVAGLTSYPFDTVRRRMMMQSGRKATDIMYSGTIDCWRKIARDEGSKAFFKGAWSNVLRGMGGAFVLVLYDEIKKYT; encoded by the exons ATGGCCGATGCTGCCCTGTCCTTCGCCAAGGATTTCCTGGCCGGGGGAGTGGCCGCGGCCATCTCCAAAACAGCCGTCGCCCCCATCGAGAGAGTGAAGCTGCTTCTGCAG GTGCAGCATGCAAGCAAGCAGATTGCAGTAGACCAGCAATACAAGGGCATCATTGACTGTGTTGTCCGTATCCCCAAAGAGCAGGGTGCCCTGTCCTTCTGGCGTGGCAACCTGGCTAATGTGATCAGATACTTCCCTACTCAGGCCCTCAACTTCGCTTTCAAAGACAAATACAAGCAGATCTTTCTGGGTGGCGTTGATAAAAGAACCCAGTTCTGGCGTTACTTCGCTGGTAACCTGGCATCTGGTGGTGCTGCTGGTGCTACATCTCTGTGTTTTGTGTACCCTCTTGACTTTGCCCGTACCCGTCTGGCAGCTGATGTGGGTAAAGCTGGAGCCGACAGAGAATTCAAGGGTCTTGGTGACTGCCTGGTCAAGATCTTCAAGTCTGATGGTCTTAAGGGCCTGTACCAAGGCTTCAATGTATCCGTTCAGGGTATCATTATCTACAGAGCTGCCTATTTTGGCATCTATGACACTGCGAAGG GAATGCTTCCTGACCCAAAGAACACCCACATCTTTATCAGCTGGATGATTGCTCAGACAGTTACTGCTGTTGCTGGTTTGACCTCCTATCCATTTGATACTGTCCGTCGTCGTATGATGATGCAGTCAGGGCGTAAAGCAA CTGACATCATGTACTCGGGTACAATTGACTGCTGGCGAAAGATTGCCCGTGATGAAGGGTCCAAGGCGTTCTTCAAGGGTGCATGGTCCAATGTACTCAGAGGAATGGGTGGTGCTTTTGTCTTAGTATTGTACGATGAAATCAAGAAGTACACTTAA